The Roseicyclus marinus genome has a segment encoding these proteins:
- the hisG gene encoding ATP phosphoribosyltransferase, whose amino-acid sequence MTIRLGVPSKGRLMEKTFGWFADRGIDMRRSGSDREYAAEVAGADVELMLLSAGEIPRELAAGRIHLGVTGSDLVQERIPAWDQAVEVVAPMGFGHADLVIAVPKCWVDVTTLDDLDAAAAAFRARHGFRLRIATKYHRLVRDFLRDAGVADYQLVDSQGATEGTVAHGTAEAIADITSTGETLRANHLRILDDGLIHPSEATLFRARGADWGDAERAALADLVARIGLA is encoded by the coding sequence ATGACGATCCGTTTGGGCGTGCCCTCCAAGGGGCGGTTGATGGAAAAGACCTTCGGCTGGTTCGCCGATCGCGGCATCGACATGCGGCGCAGCGGGTCCGACCGCGAATATGCCGCCGAGGTCGCGGGGGCCGATGTCGAACTGATGCTGCTCTCGGCGGGCGAAATCCCGCGCGAACTGGCCGCAGGGCGCATCCATCTCGGCGTCACCGGCTCCGACCTGGTGCAGGAACGCATCCCCGCCTGGGACCAGGCGGTCGAGGTCGTGGCCCCGATGGGCTTTGGCCATGCCGATCTGGTCATCGCCGTTCCCAAATGTTGGGTCGATGTGACGACGCTCGACGATCTCGATGCCGCCGCCGCCGCGTTTCGCGCGCGGCACGGCTTCCGTCTCAGGATCGCCACGAAATACCACCGGCTTGTCCGCGACTTCCTGCGCGATGCAGGCGTCGCCGATTACCAGCTCGTCGACAGCCAGGGCGCGACCGAAGGGACCGTCGCCCATGGCACCGCCGAGGCCATCGCCGATATCACCTCCACCGGCGAGACCCTGCGCGCCAACCACCTGCGTATCCTCGACGACGGGTTGATCCATCCGTCCGAGGCGACGCTGTTCCGTGCGCGCGGGGCCGATTGGGGCGATGCCGAACGCGCGGCGCTTGCCGATCTGGTGGCGCGCATCGGGCTGGCCTGA
- a CDS encoding ATP phosphoribosyltransferase regulatory subunit translates to MHTAKTDTAKTDKASIRAEAARFLAAFEAAGAFPVETDLLQPAGTLLDLYGEDIRARAYVTHDPDRGEMMLRPDFTVPVVQRHMANGADPARYAYLGEVFRTQPAGSRRPSEYLQVGYEVFDRADPVGADAEVFALFSRLLAPHGLRAVTGDIGLLLAAIDTLTTTAPRKAALRRHIWRPRRFRALIDRFTNRTAPSPARASLIAAAKGQGAQSLIAEAGPEIGLRSATEIAARIDTLIADAAAPPIPAPEAEVLATILSLKANLPEACEHLRDLCVDMPGLGPAVDRFAARIDALAHAGVAVETTPFEASYGRTTMEYYDGFVFGFLVPARPDLPPAATGGRYDALTRILGAGREIPAVGGVIRPGVLAQAGAEGRP, encoded by the coding sequence ATGCACACGGCCAAGACGGACACGGCCAAGACGGACAAGGCCAGCATCCGGGCCGAGGCCGCGCGCTTTCTCGCGGCCTTCGAGGCGGCGGGGGCCTTTCCCGTCGAAACCGACCTCTTGCAACCCGCCGGAACGCTCCTCGACCTCTATGGCGAGGATATCCGCGCGCGCGCCTATGTCACCCATGACCCCGACCGGGGCGAGATGATGTTGCGCCCCGATTTCACCGTCCCCGTGGTGCAGCGCCACATGGCGAACGGGGCCGACCCCGCGCGCTACGCCTATCTGGGCGAGGTCTTCCGCACCCAGCCCGCAGGCTCGCGCCGCCCCTCCGAATATCTTCAGGTCGGCTACGAGGTCTTTGACCGCGCCGATCCGGTCGGCGCCGATGCCGAGGTTTTCGCCCTCTTCTCCCGCCTTCTGGCCCCCCACGGCCTGCGCGCGGTCACGGGCGATATCGGCCTGCTCCTTGCCGCCATCGACACGCTGACGACCACCGCCCCGCGCAAGGCGGCGCTGCGCCGCCATATCTGGCGGCCCCGCCGCTTCCGCGCCCTGATCGACCGCTTCACGAACCGCACCGCGCCATCGCCCGCGCGCGCCAGCCTGATCGCCGCAGCAAAAGGGCAGGGGGCGCAATCCCTCATCGCCGAAGCAGGGCCCGAGATCGGCCTGCGCTCGGCCACCGAGATCGCGGCCCGCATCGACACGCTGATCGCCGATGCCGCAGCCCCCCCGATCCCCGCCCCCGAGGCCGAGGTTCTGGCCACGATCCTGTCGCTGAAAGCGAACCTGCCCGAGGCTTGCGAACATCTGCGCGATCTGTGCGTCGACATGCCGGGCCTTGGCCCCGCCGTCGACCGCTTCGCCGCGCGGATCGATGCGCTCGCCCATGCCGGTGTCGCGGTCGAGACGACACCTTTCGAGGCCAGCTACGGGCGCACGACGATGGAATATTACGACGGTTTCGTCTTCGGCTTCCTCGTGCCCGCGCGCCCCGATTTACCGCCCGCGGCGACCGGCGGGCGCTATGATGCGCTGACCCGCATTCTTGGCGCGGGCCGCGAAATTCCGGCGGTGGGCGGCGTGATCCGCCCCGGCGTTCTGGCGCAGGCGGGCGCGGAGGGTCGGCCATGA
- a CDS encoding adenosylcobalamin-dependent ribonucleoside-diphosphate reductase translates to MTRFAAPIAEQIWDMKYRLKEAGGAPIDQSVEDTWRRIARALASVEQDKEGWEDRFYTALEDFKYLPAGRIVAGAGTGRSVTLFNCFVMGTVPDSMGGIFDNLKEAALTMQQGGGIGYDFSTIRPKGAEVHGVAADASGPLSFMDVWDAMCRTIMSAGSRRGAMMATLRCDHPDIEAFIDAKSDPARLRMFNVSVLVTDPFMDAVDKDGPWELTFGGRVYRTVQARDLWNKIMRATYDYAEPGVIFIDRINAENNLNYAETIAATNPCGEQPLPPYGACLLGSINLARLVEEPFTAKARIDPARLTDLVATSVRMMDNVVDASRFPLEAQAQEAQAKRRIGLGVTGLADALAMIGLRYGSDEGVAQTGAWMEAIANASYRASALLAKEKGAFPLYDAAAYAKAPMILRLAPEVQALIAEHGLRNALLTSIAPTGTISLFAGNVSSGIEPIFANSYTRKVLQPDGTRTEEEVVDYAVAAWRDRMGDAPLPDHFVTAQTLAPMDHVRMQAAAQPWIDSSISKTINVPADISFEAFKDVYTQAYATGCKGCTTYRPNDVTGSVLTVSEAQDKPEGQTATEAAGGEIIYMSEPLDRPAALEGNTYKVKWPDSEHALYITINDIVLAGHRRPFEVFINSKNMEHFAWTVALTRMISAVFRRGGDVSFVVEELKAVFDPRGGAWMNGKYVPSILAAIGGVIERHMVATGFLAGEGMGLKSDPQAQVVNLGHKPGPACPSCGQYDMRMAEGCLTCNSCGHSKCA, encoded by the coding sequence ATGACCCGCTTCGCCGCCCCCATCGCCGAACAGATCTGGGACATGAAATACCGTCTCAAGGAAGCGGGCGGCGCGCCCATCGACCAATCGGTCGAGGATACCTGGCGCCGCATCGCCCGGGCGCTGGCCTCCGTCGAACAGGACAAGGAAGGCTGGGAAGATCGCTTCTACACCGCGCTCGAGGATTTCAAATACCTGCCTGCGGGGCGCATCGTGGCGGGCGCGGGCACGGGGCGGTCGGTCACGCTCTTCAACTGCTTCGTCATGGGCACGGTGCCCGACAGCATGGGCGGCATCTTCGACAATCTCAAAGAGGCCGCGCTGACCATGCAGCAGGGCGGGGGGATCGGCTATGATTTCTCCACCATCCGCCCCAAGGGGGCCGAGGTGCACGGGGTGGCCGCCGATGCCTCGGGGCCGCTGTCCTTCATGGATGTCTGGGATGCGATGTGCCGCACCATCATGTCGGCGGGCTCGCGCCGCGGCGCGATGATGGCGACGCTGCGCTGCGATCACCCCGATATCGAGGCCTTCATCGACGCCAAATCCGACCCCGCGCGCCTCAGGATGTTCAATGTCTCGGTCCTCGTCACCGATCCGTTCATGGACGCCGTGGACAAGGACGGCCCGTGGGAGCTGACCTTCGGCGGCCGCGTCTACCGCACGGTGCAGGCCCGCGACCTGTGGAACAAGATCATGCGCGCGACCTATGATTACGCCGAACCCGGCGTGATCTTCATCGACCGCATCAATGCCGAGAACAACCTGAACTACGCCGAAACCATCGCCGCGACCAATCCTTGCGGCGAACAGCCCCTGCCGCCCTATGGCGCCTGCCTGCTCGGCTCGATCAACCTCGCCCGCCTGGTCGAGGAGCCGTTCACCGCCAAAGCCCGCATCGACCCCGCGCGGCTCACCGATCTTGTCGCCACCTCCGTGCGCATGATGGACAATGTCGTCGACGCCTCCCGCTTCCCGCTCGAGGCGCAGGCGCAAGAGGCGCAGGCCAAGCGCCGGATCGGTCTGGGCGTCACGGGTCTGGCCGATGCGCTCGCCATGATCGGCCTGCGCTACGGCTCGGACGAGGGCGTGGCGCAGACAGGCGCATGGATGGAGGCCATCGCCAACGCGAGCTACCGCGCCTCCGCGCTTCTGGCCAAGGAAAAGGGGGCCTTCCCCCTCTATGATGCGGCGGCCTATGCCAAGGCCCCGATGATCTTGCGCCTTGCGCCCGAGGTGCAGGCGCTCATCGCCGAACACGGGCTCAGGAACGCGCTTCTGACCTCCATCGCGCCCACCGGCACCATCTCGCTCTTCGCGGGCAATGTGTCGTCGGGGATCGAACCGATCTTCGCCAATTCCTACACCCGCAAGGTGCTGCAACCCGATGGCACCCGCACCGAGGAAGAGGTGGTGGATTACGCCGTCGCCGCCTGGCGCGACCGCATGGGCGATGCGCCCCTGCCCGATCATTTCGTCACCGCCCAGACGCTCGCGCCGATGGATCACGTGCGGATGCAGGCCGCGGCCCAGCCCTGGATCGACAGTTCCATCTCGAAAACCATCAACGTGCCCGCCGACATCTCCTTCGAGGCGTTCAAGGATGTCTACACCCAAGCCTATGCCACCGGCTGCAAGGGCTGCACGACCTACCGCCCCAATGACGTGACAGGCTCCGTCCTCACCGTCTCCGAGGCGCAGGACAAGCCCGAAGGCCAGACCGCGACCGAGGCGGCGGGCGGCGAGATCATCTACATGTCCGAGCCGCTCGACCGGCCCGCGGCGCTCGAGGGCAATACCTACAAGGTCAAATGGCCCGACAGCGAACACGCGCTCTACATCACGATCAACGACATCGTGCTGGCCGGTCACCGCCGCCCCTTCGAGGTCTTCATCAATTCCAAGAACATGGAACATTTCGCCTGGACCGTCGCGCTGACGCGGATGATCTCGGCGGTGTTCCGGCGCGGCGGCGATGTCTCCTTCGTGGTCGAAGAGCTCAAGGCCGTCTTCGACCCGCGCGGGGGCGCCTGGATGAACGGCAAATACGTGCCTTCGATCCTTGCGGCCATCGGCGGCGTGATCGAACGGCACATGGTCGCCACGGGCTTCCTTGCGGGCGAGGGGATGGGCCTCAAATCCGATCCGCAGGCGCAGG
- a CDS encoding DUF1489 family protein, whose amino-acid sequence MGKPGTTHIIKLCVGAEAVEDLLDWQRNPRAKGPDGLPRHVTRMFPKRVEEVLNGGSLYWVFKGVVLCRQRILRLDEVTGGDGILRCGIVLDPEAVRVAATPRRPFQGWRYLSPEDAPRDLPKGRESEEALPQSLQNALAEIGVL is encoded by the coding sequence GTGGGAAAACCGGGGACAACCCATATCATCAAGCTCTGCGTTGGCGCGGAGGCGGTGGAGGACCTGCTCGACTGGCAGCGCAATCCGCGCGCCAAGGGGCCGGACGGGCTCCCGCGCCATGTCACGCGGATGTTCCCCAAACGGGTGGAGGAGGTGCTGAACGGCGGCTCGCTCTACTGGGTGTTCAAGGGCGTGGTGCTATGCCGTCAGCGCATCTTGCGGCTGGACGAGGTGACGGGGGGCGACGGCATCCTGCGCTGCGGGATCGTTCTGGACCCCGAAGCGGTGCGGGTGGCGGCGACCCCCAGACGCCCGTTCCAGGGATGGCGCTACCTGTCGCCCGAGGATGCGCCGCGCGACCTGCCCAAGGGCCGCGAGAGCGAAGAGGCGCTGCCGCAATCCTTGCAGAATGCGTTGGCCGAGATCGGGGTTCTTTAG
- the dnaE gene encoding DNA polymerase III subunit alpha, which translates to MAAPRFIHLRLHTEYSLLEGAMRVKKLPGLVAEAGMPAVAVTDTNNMFCALEFSETAAKAGVQPILGCQIDVDYDPVRPGERPVPPAALVLLVQNRQGYENLMKLNSALYLRGDGSLPHVTLDELAAHGAGLICLTGGPDGALGRLLQTGNTAKAEALLTRLQAIYGDRLYLELQRHPGEGGLPQAERLTERPTVELAYARDLPLVATNDVHFPKPAMFEAHDAMICIAQGAYVDQSEPRRRLTPQHHFKSPEEMAALFADLPEALDNTVEIARRCAFRARTHPPILPRFADDEVEELRRQAREGLEARLAVIPHAAPVEEYHKRLDFELGIIERMGFPGYFLIVADFIKWAKDQDIPVGPGRGSGAGSLVAYALTITDLDPLRYSLLFERFLNPERVSMPDFDIDFCMDRREEVIRYVQEKYGRDRVGQIITFGALLSKAAVRDVGRVLQMPFGQVDRLSKMIPVEGVKPVSITQAVAQEERIRDEMRESEQDKREGRTNPVRRLFDYAEKIEGLLRNASTHAAGVVIGDRPLDELVPIYRDPRSDMPATQFNMKWVEPAGLVKFDFLGLKTLTVVQNAIDLIHASGRQLHEAPDGTRLYEPAPGAENQINAIPLDDAKTYELYASAKTVAVFQVESSGMMDALRRMKPTCIEDIVALVALYRPGPMENIPTYCEVKNGLRPLESIHPSIDHILKETQGIIVYQEQVMEIAQVMAGYSLGGADLLRRAMGKKIAEEMAKERPKFIEGATANGVSHEKAGEVFDLLEKFANYGFNKSHAAAYAVVSYQTAWLKANHPVEFMAAVMNCDIHLTDKLGVYRQEVARLGIEIIPPCVNRSAPTFTVENGKILYALGALKNVGVDAMRLIHEARGEKPFVSLFDFARRVDLKRVGKRSLEMLARAGAFDTLDRNRARVFAALDALTAWSAAVHDAAASNQVSLFGAAGEDLPEPRLPDPDDWLPAERLAGEHQAIGFYLSGHPLDDYLPALKRKGVQTLAEVEQKVQGGAFVAKMAGAVSAKQERKSQKGNRFAFVSLSDPTGLYEVTLFSDVLDVARPHLETGMNVILQVEATFEADQLKLLCRRVEPIDRAVASEATGLRVFVEGETGIASVRSLLTRMADEAAKSARGPIHLCLLHPDLPGEVEMVLGDAFPVSPQIKGALRSMEGVVTVEEV; encoded by the coding sequence ATGGCCGCACCGCGATTCATCCATCTTCGTCTTCATACCGAGTATTCGCTGCTCGAGGGCGCGATGCGCGTGAAGAAACTGCCGGGGCTCGTGGCCGAGGCGGGCATGCCGGCCGTCGCCGTGACCGACACGAACAACATGTTCTGCGCGCTCGAGTTTTCGGAAACCGCCGCCAAGGCGGGCGTGCAGCCCATCCTCGGCTGCCAGATCGATGTCGATTATGACCCGGTCCGTCCCGGTGAACGCCCCGTGCCGCCCGCGGCCCTCGTGCTTTTGGTGCAGAACCGGCAAGGCTACGAGAACCTGATGAAGCTCAACTCCGCGCTCTACCTGCGCGGCGATGGCAGCCTGCCCCATGTCACGCTCGATGAATTGGCCGCCCATGGCGCGGGGCTGATCTGTCTGACGGGTGGGCCCGATGGCGCGCTGGGGCGGCTTTTGCAGACCGGCAACACCGCCAAGGCCGAGGCGCTTTTGACCCGGTTGCAGGCGATCTATGGCGACAGGCTCTATCTGGAACTGCAGCGCCATCCGGGCGAGGGCGGCCTGCCGCAGGCCGAGCGTCTGACCGAGCGCCCGACCGTGGAACTGGCCTATGCCCGTGACCTGCCGCTCGTCGCCACCAACGATGTCCATTTCCCCAAGCCCGCGATGTTCGAGGCCCATGACGCGATGATCTGCATCGCGCAGGGCGCCTATGTCGATCAATCCGAGCCGCGCCGCCGCCTGACGCCGCAGCACCATTTCAAATCGCCCGAGGAGATGGCGGCGCTTTTCGCCGATCTGCCCGAGGCGCTGGACAATACCGTCGAGATCGCGCGCCGCTGCGCCTTTCGCGCGCGCACCCATCCCCCGATCCTGCCGCGTTTCGCCGATGACGAGGTCGAGGAATTGCGCCGCCAGGCCCGCGAGGGGCTCGAGGCGCGTCTGGCCGTCATCCCCCATGCCGCCCCGGTCGAGGAGTATCACAAGCGTCTCGATTTCGAGCTGGGCATCATCGAGCGGATGGGCTTTCCGGGCTATTTCCTGATCGTGGCCGATTTCATCAAATGGGCCAAGGATCAGGATATTCCCGTGGGCCCCGGTCGCGGCTCGGGCGCGGGCAGTCTTGTCGCCTATGCGCTGACGATCACCGACCTCGACCCGTTGCGCTACTCGCTCCTGTTCGAGCGGTTCCTCAACCCCGAGCGGGTGTCCATGCCCGACTTCGACATCGACTTCTGCATGGACCGCCGCGAAGAGGTGATCCGCTACGTGCAGGAGAAATATGGCCGCGACCGGGTGGGCCAGATCATCACCTTCGGCGCGCTTTTGTCCAAGGCGGCGGTGCGTGACGTGGGCCGCGTCCTTCAGATGCCTTTCGGCCAGGTCGACCGCCTGTCCAAGATGATCCCGGTCGAGGGCGTCAAACCCGTCTCGATCACCCAGGCCGTAGCCCAGGAGGAACGCATCCGCGACGAGATGCGCGAAAGCGAGCAGGACAAGCGCGAGGGGCGCACCAACCCCGTTCGCCGCCTCTTCGACTATGCCGAAAAGATCGAAGGTTTGCTTAGAAACGCCTCGACCCATGCCGCGGGCGTGGTGATCGGGGACAGGCCGCTCGACGAGCTGGTGCCGATCTACCGCGATCCGCGCTCGGACATGCCCGCGACCCAGTTCAACATGAAATGGGTGGAACCCGCCGGTCTGGTGAAATTCGACTTTCTCGGCCTGAAAACCCTGACGGTGGTGCAAAACGCCATCGACCTCATCCATGCAAGCGGGCGGCAATTGCACGAAGCCCCCGATGGCACGCGGCTTTACGAGCCCGCGCCGGGAGCGGAAAACCAGATCAACGCGATCCCCTTGGACGATGCGAAAACCTACGAGCTTTACGCCTCCGCCAAGACGGTCGCGGTCTTCCAGGTGGAAAGTTCGGGCATGATGGATGCGCTCAGGCGCATGAAACCCACCTGCATCGAGGATATCGTGGCGCTTGTGGCGCTCTACCGTCCGGGCCCGATGGAGAACATCCCGACCTATTGCGAGGTCAAGAACGGGCTGCGCCCGCTCGAATCCATCCACCCCTCGATCGACCATATCCTCAAGGAAACCCAGGGCATCATCGTCTACCAGGAACAGGTGATGGAAATCGCCCAGGTCATGGCCGGCTACTCGCTCGGCGGCGCCGACCTTCTGCGCCGCGCCATGGGCAAGAAGATCGCCGAGGAAATGGCCAAGGAGCGCCCGAAATTCATCGAAGGCGCGACCGCCAATGGCGTGAGCCACGAAAAGGCGGGCGAGGTGTTCGACCTGCTCGAAAAATTCGCCAATTACGGTTTCAATAAATCCCACGCCGCAGCCTATGCGGTCGTCAGCTACCAGACGGCATGGCTGAAAGCGAACCACCCGGTCGAATTCATGGCCGCCGTGATGAATTGCGACATCCACCTCACCGACAAGCTGGGCGTCTACCGCCAGGAGGTCGCGCGGCTGGGGATCGAGATCATCCCCCCTTGCGTCAACCGCTCCGCCCCCACCTTCACCGTCGAGAACGGCAAGATCCTCTATGCGCTGGGCGCGCTCAAGAACGTGGGTGTCGATGCGATGCGGCTGATCCATGAGGCAAGAGGGGAAAAACCCTTCGTCTCGCTCTTCGATTTCGCCCGCCGCGTCGATCTCAAGCGGGTGGGCAAGCGCAGCCTGGAGATGCTGGCGCGCGCGGGCGCTTTCGACACGCTCGACCGCAACCGCGCCCGCGTCTTTGCCGCGCTCGATGCGCTCACGGCCTGGTCGGCCGCCGTCCATGATGCCGCCGCCTCGAACCAGGTCAGCCTCTTCGGTGCAGCGGGCGAAGATCTGCCCGAACCGCGCCTGCCCGATCCTGACGATTGGCTGCCCGCCGAGCGTCTGGCCGGCGAACACCAGGCCATCGGCTTCTACCTCTCGGGCCACCCGCTCGACGATTACCTGCCCGCGCTGAAACGCAAGGGCGTCCAGACGCTCGCCGAGGTCGAACAAAAGGTGCAGGGCGGGGCCTTCGTCGCCAAGATGGCCGGGGCCGTCTCCGCCAAACAGGAACGCAAGAGCCAAAAGGGCAACCGCTTCGCCTTCGTCTCGCTCTCCGATCCCACGGGGCTTTACGAGGTCACGCTCTTTTCCGACGTGCTCGACGTGGCCCGCCCCCATCTCGAGACGGGGATGAACGTGATCTTGCAGGTCGAAGCCACCTTCGAGGCCGACCAGCTGAAACTCCTCTGCCGCCGGGTCGAACCGATCGACCGCGCCGTCGCCTCCGAGGCCACGGGCCTGCGCGTCTTCGTCGAGGGGGAAACCGGCATCGCCTCGGTCCGGTCGCTTCTGACCCGCATGGCCGACGAGGCGGCGAAAAGCGCGCGGGGCCCGATCCACCTGTGCCTCCTGCATCCCGACCTGCCCGGCGAGGTCGAGATGGTGCTGGGCGATGCCTTCCCCGTCTCCCCCCAGATCAAGGGCGCGCTGCGCTCCATGGAAGGCGTGGTGACGGTCGAGGAGGTCTAG
- the hisS gene encoding histidine--tRNA ligase — protein MAKEKKHPRPKAEPPKGFRDYFGAEVTERQHMLEKIAEVYRLHGFDPLETSAVETVEALGKFLPDVDRPNEGVFAFEEDDTWLALRYDLTAPLARVAAQYRNDLPFPYRRYAMGPVWRNEKPGPGRFRQFYQCDADTVGAPSVAADAEICGMLADTLEAVGIPRGDYIVRVNNRKVLNGVLEVAGLAGEDKDAERGIVLRAIDKLDRLGEAGVRALLGKGREDESGDFTKGAGLGDAQADVIMGFMDAKRADGPATVARLRELVTGSAIGLDGVTELETIASLLAAQGYGPDRIVIDPSVVRGLGYYTGPVFEAELTFEILDEKGRPRQFGSVAGGGRYDDLVKRFTGQEVPATGVSIGVDRLLAALRAKGRLTGETQGPVIVTVMDRDRMADYQAMAATLRQAGIRAEVYLGNPKNFGNQLKYADKRRSPVAVIQGGDEAARGVVQLKDLILGAKLAEEATLEEWKSQPAQIEVPLTDLVEETRKLLDRHQ, from the coding sequence ATGGCCAAAGAGAAAAAACACCCCCGCCCCAAGGCAGAGCCGCCCAAAGGCTTCCGCGATTATTTCGGCGCCGAGGTGACGGAACGCCAGCACATGCTGGAAAAGATCGCCGAGGTCTATCGCCTGCACGGCTTCGACCCGCTGGAGACCTCCGCCGTCGAAACGGTCGAGGCTCTGGGCAAATTCCTCCCCGATGTCGACCGCCCGAACGAAGGCGTCTTCGCCTTCGAAGAGGACGACACCTGGCTCGCGCTCCGCTATGACCTGACGGCCCCCTTGGCGCGTGTCGCAGCCCAATACCGCAACGATCTGCCCTTCCCCTACCGCCGCTACGCGATGGGCCCGGTCTGGCGGAACGAGAAACCGGGTCCGGGCCGGTTCCGCCAATTCTATCAATGCGATGCCGATACGGTCGGTGCGCCGTCGGTCGCGGCGGACGCCGAGATCTGCGGGATGCTCGCCGACACGCTCGAGGCCGTGGGCATCCCCCGCGGCGATTACATCGTGCGGGTGAACAACCGCAAGGTCCTGAACGGCGTGCTCGAGGTCGCGGGCCTTGCGGGCGAGGACAAGGACGCCGAACGCGGCATCGTGCTCCGCGCCATCGACAAGCTGGACCGGCTGGGCGAGGCGGGCGTGCGCGCGCTGCTCGGCAAGGGCCGCGAGGATGAAAGCGGTGACTTCACCAAGGGCGCGGGGCTGGGTGACGCGCAGGCCGATGTGATCATGGGCTTCATGGATGCCAAACGCGCCGATGGACCCGCGACCGTGGCCCGCCTGCGGGAATTGGTGACCGGCTCCGCCATCGGTCTCGACGGCGTGACCGAGCTTGAAACCATCGCCTCCCTCCTCGCCGCCCAGGGCTACGGCCCCGACCGCATCGTCATCGACCCCTCCGTCGTCCGGGGCCTTGGCTATTACACCGGCCCCGTGTTCGAGGCCGAACTGACCTTCGAAATCCTCGACGAAAAGGGCCGTCCCCGCCAATTCGGCTCGGTGGCGGGCGGCGGGCGCTATGACGATCTGGTCAAGCGCTTCACGGGCCAAGAGGTTCCGGCCACGGGCGTTTCCATCGGCGTCGACCGCCTGCTGGCCGCGCTGCGCGCCAAGGGGCGGCTCACCGGCGAAACCCAGGGCCCTGTCATCGTCACCGTCATGGACCGCGACCGCATGGCCGATTACCAGGCCATGGCCGCAACGCTCCGCCAGGCGGGCATCCGGGCCGAGGTCTATCTGGGCAATCCGAAAAACTTCGGCAACCAGCTCAAATATGCCGACAAGCGAAGGTCCCCCGTCGCCGTCATCCAAGGCGGCGACGAGGCCGCGCGCGGTGTCGTGCAGCTCAAGGACCTGATCCTCGGCGCGAAACTGGCCGAGGAAGCGACGCTCGAGGAATGGAAATCCCAGCCCGCCCAGATCGAGGTGCCGCTGACGGATCTTGTAGAAGAAACCCGCAAGCTTCTGGACCGCCACCAGTGA
- a CDS encoding SlyX family protein, whose translation MSDATRLEERMAHLERVAEDLSEVVARQDAEIARLTRRVEMLMMREAEREVDQGGTIPLADQKPPHW comes from the coding sequence ATGAGCGATGCGACAAGGCTGGAAGAGCGGATGGCGCATCTGGAGCGGGTGGCCGAGGATCTGTCGGAGGTGGTCGCGCGGCAAGATGCCGAGATCGCGCGGCTGACGCGGCGGGTCGAGATGCTGATGATGCGGGAGGCCGAGCGCGAGGTGGACCAGGGCGGGACCATTCCGCTGGCCGACCAGAAGCCGCCGCATTGGTGA
- a CDS encoding MFS transporter — protein MSPLDSRASWTRLGLSLMVSLVGNVGMWAIIVILPAVQAEFGTERAAASIPYTLTMLGFALGNFVIGRAVDRYGVARCLAASALLMAAAYAAAALAPNIATLSALQFLIGFGTATSFGPLIADVSQWFLKRRGIAVAIIASGNYLSGAIWPLILADILAGPGWRTAYLLIAAATLALMLPATWLLRKPLPEGALAASETAAAARARDTGLSPRALTWLLAAAGIGCCVAMSMPQVHIVAYCTDLGYGPAVGAEMLSLMLLGGVASRLVSGVLADRLGGVMTLLIGSTLQMLALVLYLPTTGLTPLYIVSLIFGLSQGGIVPSYAIIVREYLPAREAGARVGFVIMATILGMALGGWLSGLIYDLTGSYRWAFLNGIAFNALNVGIMLMILMRSRPRSPRLAQAA, from the coding sequence ATGTCACCTTTGGACAGCCGCGCCTCCTGGACGCGCCTCGGCCTCTCGCTGATGGTCTCGCTCGTCGGCAATGTCGGCATGTGGGCGATCATCGTGATCCTGCCCGCGGTCCAGGCCGAATTCGGCACCGAACGGGCGGCGGCCTCCATCCCCTATACGCTCACGATGCTGGGCTTTGCCTTGGGCAATTTCGTGATCGGTCGGGCCGTCGACCGCTACGGCGTCGCCCGCTGCCTTGCCGCCTCCGCGCTCCTGATGGCGGCGGCCTATGCCGCAGCCGCGCTTGCGCCCAACATCGCCACGCTCTCCGCGCTGCAATTCCTGATCGGCTTCGGCACCGCCACCAGCTTCGGCCCGCTCATCGCCGATGTGAGCCAATGGTTCCTGAAACGCCGGGGCATCGCGGTGGCGATCATCGCCTCGGGCAATTACCTCTCGGGGGCGATCTGGCCGCTCATCCTTGCCGATATCCTTGCAGGGCCCGGCTGGCGCACGGCGTACCTGCTGATCGCGGCAGCCACGCTCGCGCTCATGCTGCCCGCCACATGGCTCCTGCGCAAACCCCTGCCCGAAGGCGCGCTGGCCGCTTCCGAGACCGCCGCCGCCGCCCGCGCCCGTGACACGGGCCTCAGCCCCCGCGCGCTGACATGGCTTCTGGCGGCCGCAGGCATCGGCTGCTGTGTCGCCATGTCCATGCCGCAGGTCCATATCGTCGCCTATTGCACGGACCTCGGCTATGGCCCCGCCGTGGGGGCCGAGATGCTGTCCCTCATGCTTCTGGGCGGCGTCGCCTCGCGCCTTGTCTCGGGGGTTCTGGCCGACCGGCTCGGGGGCGTGATGACACTCCTCATCGGCTCGACGCTCCAGATGCTCGCGCTCGTCCTCTACCTGCCCACGACGGGCCTGACACCGCTCTACATCGTCTCGCTCATCTTCGGCCTGAGCCAGGGCGGCATCGTGCCGAGCTATGCGATCATCGTCCGCGAATACCTGCCTGCGCGCGAGGCCGGGGCGCGCGTGGGCTTCGTCATCATGGCGACGATCCTCGGCATGGCGCTGGGCGGCTGGCTTTCGGGGCTGATCTACGACCTCACCGGCTCCTACCGCTGGGCGTTTCTCAACGGCATCGCCTTCAACGCGCTGAACGTGGGCATCATGCTGATGATCCTGATGCGCTCCCGCCCGCGGAGCCCCCGCCTGGCCCAGGCCGCTTAA